From Oryza sativa Japonica Group chromosome 4, ASM3414082v1, one genomic window encodes:
- the LOC4337044 gene encoding transcription factor GTE7: MASALLAGRGGVNHHHHHHQWGETRAPLAPVAPNSDPNHPLQQRANGSATRPPPSSYVALRPGAMAHREARALRDRLAGELGQVRALIARIDTWQQGQVKRHGSPRRDLPTPPAKLRAAMRKRCEQILAKLRKDKRSIWFNAPVEVDRLGLHDYHAVIKCPMDLGTVRANLAAGRYPSHDDFAADVRLTFSNALRYNPAGHEVHTFAGDLLASFEKMYKASMSWFEQELKLLEPPMPVPPPELPPATAPVQVKPRAANVKMRKPKAREPNKRDMTLEEKNLLRVGLESLPEEKMHNVLQIVRKRNGNPELVGGEIELDIDEMDVETQWELDRFVNNFKKALNKSRRAAIVNGENADVIDASVANDSDMLVNGSTATMVDNGDVTMAIESKDPDKITTQAEQLDEYVDIGDEMPTATYQSVEIEKDTEAASSGSSSSSDSGSSKDSVSESGNAHSLV, from the exons atggCCTCCGCCCTGCTCGCCGGCCGGGGCGGGGttaaccaccaccaccaccaccaccagtggGGGGAGACCCGTGCCCCGCTCGCGCCCGTGGCCCCCAATTCCGATCCCAACCACCCTCTCCAGCAGCGCGCCAACGGCTCGGccacgaggccgccgccgtcaagctacGTGGCGCTGCGGCCGGGGGCAATGGCTCACCGCGAGGCCCGCGCGCTGCGggaccgcctcgccggcgagcttggccaGGTCCGCGCCCTCATCGCCCGGATCGACACGTGGCAGCAGGGTCAGGTGAAGCGCCATGGCTCGCCTCGCCGGGacctccccacgccgccggcgaagctCAGGGCGGCGATGCGGAAGCGTTGCGAGCAGATCCTGGCGAAGCTGCGGAAGGACAAGCGGAGCATCTGGTTCAACGCCCCCGTCGAGGTCGACCGCCTCGGGCTCCACGACTACCACGCAGTCATCAAGTGCCCCATGGATCTCGGCACGGTGAGGGCGAACCTCGCCGCCGGAAGGTACCCCTCACACGACGacttcgccgccgacgtccgGCTCACGTTCAGCAACGCGCTGAGATACAACCCTGCGGGGCACGAGGTCCACACcttcgccggcgacctcctggCGTCCTTTGAGAAGATGTACAAGGCATCTATGTCTTGGTTCGAGCAGGAACTCAAGCTCCTTGAGCCGCCGATGCCAGTGCCGCCACCGGAATTGCCACCGGCGACAGCTCCGGTGCAGGTGAAACCAAGGGCAGCGAATGTGAAAATGCGGAAGCCGAAGGCAAGGGAGCCGAACAAGAGGGATATGACGCTGGAGGAGAAGAACTTGTTGAGGGTTGGGTTGGAGAGCTTGCCAGAGGAGAAGATGCATAATGTGCTGCAGATTGTGCGGAAGAGGAATGGCAATCCTGAGCTGGTTGGGGGTGAGATCGAGCTGGATATTGATGAGATGGATGTCGAGACACAGTGGGAGCTTGATCGATTCGTCAACAACTTCAAGAAGGCGCTCAACAAGAGTCGACGGGCTGCCATTGTTAATGGTGAAAATGCCGATGTCATTGATGCTTCCGTGGCTAATGATAGTGATATGCTGGTGAATGGCAGTACCGCTACGATGGTGGACAACGGTGATGTGACAATGGCAATA GAGAGCAAGGATCCTGACAAGATCACTACACAGGCCGAGCAGTTGGATGAGTATGTAGATATCGGGGATGAAATGCCAACAGCAACTTACCAATCAGTGGAGATTGAGAAGGATACTGAGGCCGCGAGCAGTGGGTCCTCATCATCCAGTG ATTCAGGGAGCTCAAAGGACAGTGTCTCAGAATCTGGCAATGCCCATTCTCTGGTGTAA
- the LOC4337045 gene encoding uncharacterized protein, giving the protein MAKAQLVARFSVEVAPPLLSSIIRPRRRRGFPAMLDTIAEEEPDAPPLPAIVMARELSASYALLRGVAAAAAAVAPAPPPPPRNVMVGSSCSSLVLVRRAEAKEKRCVVVVVGSSAASAAIVHGEKRLHLAAAPASEAAACSEIGA; this is encoded by the coding sequence ATGGCGAAGGCCCAGCTCGTCGCCCGGTTCTCCGTCgaggtcgcgccgccgctgctgtcgTCGATCAtcaggccccgccgccgccgcgggttCCCGGCGATGCTGGACACGATAGCGGAGGAGGAGCccgacgcgccgccgctgccggccatAGTCATGGCGCGCGAGCTGTCGGCGAGCTACGCGCTGCTCCGTggcgtcgccgcggccgccgccgccgtggcgccagcgccgcctcctcctcctcgcaaTGTGATGGtcggcagcagctgcagctcgTTGGTCCTGGTGCGCCGCGCCGAGGCCAAGGAGAAGcggtgcgtcgtcgtcgtcgtcgggagctccgccgcctccgccgccatcgtccACGGCGAGAAGcggctccacctcgccgccgctccggcgtCCGAAGCAGCAGCGTGCTCCGAGATCGGCGCGTAA
- the LOC4337046 gene encoding polyamine oxidase 3-like has protein sequence MANNSSYGENVRRKSHTPSAIVIGSGFAGIAAANALRNASFEVVLLESRDRIGGRIHTDYSFGFPVDLGASWLHGVCEENPLAPIIGRLGLPLYRTSGDDSVLFDHDLESYALYDTKGHQVPQELVEKIGKVFETILEETGKLREETKEDISIAKAIAIVMERNPHLRQEGIAHDVLQWYLCRMEGWFATDADAISLQGWDQEVLLPGGHGLMVRGYRPVINTLAKGLDIRLGHRVVEIVRHRNRVEVTVSSGKTFVADAAVIAVPLGVLKANTIKFEPRLPEWKEEAIRELSVGVENKIILHFSEVFWPNVEFLGVVSSTTYGCSYFLNLHKATGHPVLVYMPAGRLACDIEKLSDEAAAQFAFSQLKKILPNAAEPIHYLVSHWGSDENTLGSYTFDGVGKPRDLYEKLRIPVDNLFFAGEATSVQYTGTVHGAFSTGLMAAEECRMRVLERFRELDMLEMCHPAMGEQTATVSVPLLISRL, from the exons GTTCATATGGTGAAAATGTTAGGAGAAAGTCCCACACACCTTCTGCTATTGTTATCGGCAGTGGGTTTGCAGGCATTGCTGCAGCCAACGCTCTCAGGAATGCATCATTTGAG GTTGTTCTTCTAGAATCTCGTGACAGGATAGGTGGTAGAATTCACACTGATTACTCTTTTGGCTTTCCTGTTGATCTGGGAGCATCCTG GCTTCATGGTGTTTGTGAGGAAAATCCCCTGGCACCAATTATTGGAAGGCTTGGACTTCCACTGTATCGCACAAGTGGAGATGACTCTGTGCTGTTTGATCATGACCTTGAGAG TTATGCTCTCTATGACACTAAGGGCCATCAAGTTCCCCAAGAGCTGGTAGAAAAGATAGGGAAGGTTTTTGAGACTATATTGGAAGAG ACTGGCAAACTGAGGGAAGAAACTAAGGAAGACATTTCTATTGCGAAGGCCATTGCAATTGTTATGGAGAGAAATCCACACTTGAG GCAAGAAGGGATTGCTCATGATGTTCTTCAGTGGTATTTGTGCCGCATGGAAGGTTGGTTTGCTACTGATGCGGACGCAATCTCTCTTCAGGGTTGGGACCAG GAGGTACTGCTTCCTGGTGGCCATGGTCTCATGGTTCGTGGATATCGTCCAGTAATAAATACTCTGGCAAAAGGCCTAGATATACGCCTTGGCCACAG ggTTGTTGAGATTGTTCGCCACAGGAATAGGGTGGAGGTTACTGTAAGCAGTGGTAAAACATTTGTTGCGGATGCTGCAGTCATTGCTGTCCCCTTAGGTGTTCTTAAAGCAAACACCATTAAATTTGAACCTAGGCTGCCAGAGTGGAAGGAGGAAGCAATAAGAGAACTCTCAGTTGGAGTCGAGAACAAAATAATTCTCCACTTCAGCGAGGTTTTCTGGCCTAATGTGGAGTTCCTTGGAGTAGTTTCATCCACCACATATGGCTGCAGCTATTTCCTCAACCTCCACAAGGCTACTGGCCATCCTGTTCTAGTTTACATGCCTGCGGGTCGGCTTGCATGTGACATTGAAAAGCTGTCAGATGAGGCTGCTGCCCAATTTGCCTTCTCTCAGCTGAAGAAGATCCTGCCCAACGCTGCCGAGCCG ATACATTACCTAGTGTCACATTGGGGCTCAGACGAGAATACACTTGGATCCTACACCTTCGATGGGGTGGGCAAACCTCGTGACCTGTATGAGAAGCTGCGGATCCCAGTCGATAACCTATTCTTTGCTGGAGAAGCCACCAGTGTCCAGTACACTGGCACGGTGCATGGCGCCTTCTCCACTGGTCTGATGGCAGCTGAGGAGTGCCGAATGAGGGTTCTTGAGCGGTTCAGGGAGCTGGACATGCTGGAGATGTGCCACCCTGCAATGGGGGAGCAGACCGCCACTGTCTCAGTCCCACTGCTCATCTCCCGGCTGTGA